A region from the Mesorhizobium sp. J8 genome encodes:
- a CDS encoding N-acetylmannosamine-6-phosphate 2-epimerase has translation MQAKHGDLLATLDGTLVVSCQAEAGLPLDAPGHIAAMARSVVLGGAAGVRIEGAANIAAVRAAVETPLIGLIKARRHDTEVYITPTLDDVAAVVEAGADIVAIDATARPRPAELKAMFASIAARGRLSMGDVATLDEGRRALDAGADLISTTMAGYTNYSSDQRGPAFALMEELARAGLPFVAEGRIWSPHEAVHCFELGARFIVVGGAITRPDAITRRFADEVAASSARPQLRRNPT, from the coding sequence GTGCAGGCCAAGCACGGTGATTTGCTCGCCACACTCGATGGAACGCTGGTCGTGTCGTGCCAGGCCGAGGCCGGCCTGCCGCTCGATGCTCCCGGCCATATCGCGGCCATGGCGCGCTCCGTCGTCTTGGGCGGCGCCGCTGGGGTGCGCATCGAAGGCGCGGCCAACATTGCCGCCGTCCGCGCCGCAGTCGAGACACCGCTGATCGGTCTGATCAAGGCAAGGCGCCACGACACCGAGGTTTACATCACACCGACGCTCGACGACGTCGCCGCCGTCGTCGAGGCCGGCGCCGATATCGTCGCGATCGACGCCACCGCCCGGCCGCGCCCAGCCGAGCTGAAGGCGATGTTCGCCAGCATCGCGGCGAGGGGGCGGCTCTCCATGGGCGACGTCGCCACGCTCGATGAAGGCCGGCGCGCGCTCGATGCCGGCGCTGACCTCATCAGCACCACCATGGCCGGCTACACAAACTATTCCAGCGACCAGCGCGGCCCCGCCTTCGCCCTGATGGAGGAACTCGCCCGTGCCGGCCTGCCTTTCGTTGCCGAGGGGCGCATATGGTCGCCGCACGAGGCCGTCCATTGCTTCGAGCTCGGCGCCCGCTTCATCGTCGTCGGCGGCGCCATCACCCGGCCCGACGCCATCACCCGCCGCTTCGCCGACGAGGTCGCCGCTTCGAGTGCCCGTCCGCAACTGAGAAGGAACCCGACATGA
- a CDS encoding Gfo/Idh/MocA family protein, which yields MIKRRRVAVIGAGFMGSMHAGIFANMVGSELAAIVDPNRALAEAVAAKVPGCKVYDSHQALLGSERDLDLVSICTPDNLHLAPAVAVAEAGINVFVEKPISSKVDDAQAIIAACEAAGVKLGVGYLLRFDPRYAAAKELMTSGKIGEPIHIYARRNSARTEGPKRYGGKLPLALHVTVHDVDMVLWMLEGQQPVSVYAQQTDKLLGSSGTQDSIAAIVRFSGGTVVNFESAWSLPSGARHMIDARMELIGTDGSFEVQCGDSGLYFASDETSREIDTQHWPQLNGRIDGDLARQLGGLIDWLGGAAMPIATGREALRSLELTLAMMQSAQSGEIVRLG from the coding sequence ATGATCAAGCGCCGTCGCGTCGCCGTCATTGGTGCAGGCTTCATGGGCTCCATGCATGCCGGCATCTTCGCCAACATGGTGGGCTCCGAGCTCGCGGCCATCGTCGATCCCAACCGCGCGCTGGCCGAGGCCGTGGCGGCCAAGGTGCCGGGCTGCAAGGTCTATGACAGCCATCAGGCGTTGCTCGGCTCGGAACGCGATCTCGATCTAGTCTCGATCTGCACGCCGGACAATCTGCATCTGGCGCCCGCCGTTGCAGTGGCCGAAGCCGGCATCAACGTCTTCGTCGAGAAGCCGATCTCCTCCAAGGTCGACGACGCCCAGGCCATCATCGCGGCTTGCGAGGCGGCGGGCGTAAAGCTCGGCGTCGGCTACCTGCTGCGCTTCGATCCGCGCTACGCCGCCGCCAAGGAGCTGATGACATCGGGCAAGATTGGTGAGCCGATCCACATCTATGCCCGCCGCAACAGCGCCCGCACCGAGGGGCCGAAGCGCTATGGCGGCAAGCTGCCGCTGGCGCTGCATGTCACCGTCCACGACGTCGACATGGTGCTGTGGATGCTCGAGGGCCAGCAGCCGGTGTCGGTCTATGCGCAGCAGACCGACAAGCTGCTGGGTAGCTCCGGCACACAGGACAGCATCGCGGCCATCGTGCGCTTTTCCGGCGGCACGGTCGTCAATTTCGAGAGCGCCTGGTCGCTGCCCTCCGGCGCGCGTCACATGATCGACGCGCGCATGGAACTTATCGGCACCGACGGATCCTTCGAGGTCCAGTGCGGCGACAGCGGGCTCTATTTCGCCAGCGACGAGACGTCGCGCGAGATCGATACCCAGCACTGGCCCCAGCTCAACGGCCGTATCGACGGCGACCTCGCGCGCCAGCTCGGCGGCCTCATCGACTGGCTGGGCGGCGCGGCGATGCCGATCGCCACCGGTCGGGAAGCCCTTCGTTCGCTCGAACTCACCCTAGCCATGATGCAGTCGGCACAGAGCGGCGAAATCGTACGCCTCGGTTGA
- a CDS encoding ABC transporter substrate-binding protein produces the protein MLNRRSVLMLGAAAAALAMAMPASADDKPFNGVQISVLLEGHPTTDAIQKMVPEFKEKTGIDVAIEVVPEQDITAKELLEFSAKSGRYDVVQNNIIYLPGFVKSGYIVPLDDFLAKHRENFDKADFVPGYFNTNVLDGKVYGLPVYGESTFVMYRKDLFEQYGLAAPKTFEDIENAAKTISEKTDKQIAGITMRGQQGIQGVYVWAAYLWGFGGSFFDASGKSALATPEGIAALDAFTKVLKDYGPVGVANFGWEENRLLFQQGKAAITLDATVNGAYNEDPAVSTVVGKVGYVPVPMKSTSPKGGSSSLAVHSMYVSAESKNQEAAALFAAWATAKEQQLKSIETDPNSGVTSLSALNSDSFGKRYGAFKEGMIAAINAGNPQYLPTVEQANEIINNTGIAVSKALAGTASAADALKEADEANNAALAR, from the coding sequence ATGCTGAACAGACGCAGTGTACTTATGCTCGGCGCGGCCGCTGCCGCGCTCGCCATGGCCATGCCAGCCTCCGCCGACGACAAGCCCTTCAACGGCGTGCAGATATCGGTGCTGCTGGAAGGACATCCGACTACCGACGCCATCCAGAAGATGGTGCCCGAATTCAAGGAAAAGACCGGCATCGATGTCGCGATCGAGGTCGTGCCCGAGCAGGACATCACGGCCAAGGAACTGCTCGAGTTCTCCGCCAAGTCCGGCCGCTACGACGTGGTCCAGAACAACATCATCTACCTGCCGGGTTTCGTGAAGTCCGGCTATATCGTCCCGCTCGACGACTTTCTGGCCAAGCACAGGGAGAATTTCGACAAGGCCGACTTTGTACCCGGTTACTTCAACACCAACGTGCTCGACGGCAAGGTCTACGGCCTGCCGGTCTATGGCGAGAGCACCTTCGTCATGTACCGCAAGGACCTGTTCGAGCAGTATGGCCTGGCGGCACCCAAGACCTTCGAGGACATCGAGAACGCGGCCAAGACCATCTCGGAAAAGACCGACAAGCAGATTGCCGGTATCACCATGCGAGGCCAGCAAGGCATACAAGGCGTCTACGTCTGGGCGGCCTATCTCTGGGGCTTCGGCGGTTCCTTCTTCGACGCGAGCGGCAAGTCGGCGCTCGCGACGCCCGAGGGTATTGCCGCGCTCGATGCCTTCACCAAGGTGCTGAAGGACTACGGTCCGGTCGGTGTCGCCAATTTCGGCTGGGAGGAAAACCGGCTGCTCTTCCAGCAGGGCAAGGCGGCGATCACGCTCGATGCCACCGTCAATGGCGCCTATAACGAAGACCCTGCGGTCTCGACGGTTGTCGGCAAAGTCGGCTACGTGCCGGTGCCGATGAAGTCTACCTCACCGAAGGGCGGCTCTTCGTCGCTCGCCGTGCATTCAATGTATGTCTCAGCCGAGTCGAAGAATCAGGAAGCCGCGGCCCTGTTCGCCGCCTGGGCGACAGCCAAGGAACAGCAGCTGAAGTCGATCGAGACCGATCCCAACTCCGGCGTGACCTCGCTTTCGGCGCTCAACAGCGACAGCTTCGGCAAACGCTACGGCGCCTTCAAGGAAGGCATGATCGCGGCCATCAACGCCGGCAACCCGCAATATCTGCCGACGGTCGAGCAGGCGAACGAGATCATCAACAACACTGGCATCGCCGTCTCTAAGGCGCTCGCCGGAACCGCAAGCGCGGCCGACGCCCTGAAGGAAGCCGACGAAGCCAACAACGCCGCGCTCGCCCGCTAA
- a CDS encoding carbohydrate ABC transporter permease yields the protein MRPVAAASDPTRHFFQPIIICLTVASVALTLFVIWISLHDLSLMRAGREKFVGLDNYIRFLGDPRAMAALWRTVLFTVLATVIEIALGLAVVLFLDRDFAMKRLVRTLLLVPIIMTPVVVGLTWRFLFDPATGMANYLLSLVGIAQVDWLGSPRIALFSVLVADIWQWTPFVILLVMAALESAPTDPLNAARVDGAREWQVTWYVLLPMLRRALAIVALIRAIDSIKAFDLFYIMTRGGPALSTETLNYYGYIVAFTNFDISYALAIAIILTVFTNVALLTMYSVLFPKTGDR from the coding sequence ATGAGACCCGTGGCCGCAGCGTCCGATCCCACAAGACATTTCTTCCAGCCGATCATCATCTGCCTAACGGTAGCGTCGGTGGCGCTGACGCTGTTTGTCATCTGGATTTCCCTGCACGACCTCTCGCTGATGCGGGCAGGGCGCGAGAAGTTCGTCGGGCTCGACAACTATATCCGCTTCCTCGGCGATCCGCGCGCCATGGCCGCGCTCTGGCGCACGGTGCTCTTCACCGTGCTGGCGACCGTGATCGAGATCGCGCTCGGCCTTGCCGTCGTGCTGTTCCTCGACCGCGACTTCGCCATGAAGCGGCTGGTGCGGACATTGCTTCTGGTGCCGATCATCATGACGCCTGTCGTCGTCGGCCTCACCTGGCGCTTCCTCTTCGACCCGGCCACTGGCATGGCGAACTATCTTCTGTCGCTGGTGGGCATCGCCCAGGTCGACTGGCTTGGCAGCCCGCGGATCGCGCTGTTTTCGGTACTGGTCGCCGACATCTGGCAGTGGACGCCCTTCGTCATCCTGCTTGTGATGGCCGCGCTTGAATCGGCACCCACCGATCCGCTCAACGCCGCCCGCGTCGACGGCGCACGCGAATGGCAGGTCACCTGGTACGTGCTCCTTCCCATGCTGCGCCGGGCGCTTGCCATCGTCGCGCTGATCAGGGCGATCGACAGCATCAAGGCCTTCGACCTCTTCTACATCATGACGCGCGGCGGGCCGGCGTTGTCGACCGAGACGCTGAACTATTATGGCTACATCGTCGCCTTCACCAATTTCGACATCTCCTACGCCTTGGCTATCGCCATCATCCTGACCGTGTTCACCAATGTCGCGCTGCTCACCATGTACAGCGTGCTCTTCCCGAAGACGGGGGACCGCTGA
- a CDS encoding carbohydrate ABC transporter permease, which produces MTRRALFYVGLALLLLAVLFPLYWVVVTSFKTTRDAFAIPPVWLFSPTLENYRTVFANRGFLNAFANSFIVSILSSALAVAVGSVAAYGLAQQPAELRRAREKFILSLRIAPALLFVIPMYYLATRIGALNKHWLLIAAYAFVNVPFAISLLLTFFDDIPKELRDAARVDGAREFSIFWHVYLPAARGGIIATLILCVLFTWNEFFVALVLTGRDTQTLPVSITSFLTFQGIQWGALTAAATLIMLPMIVLGVLVQGQVVRGMTLGSVKG; this is translated from the coding sequence ATGACCAGGCGCGCGCTGTTCTATGTCGGTCTGGCCCTGCTTCTGCTTGCGGTGCTGTTTCCGCTCTATTGGGTCGTCGTCACCTCCTTCAAGACGACGCGCGACGCCTTCGCCATTCCGCCCGTCTGGCTGTTCAGCCCGACGCTCGAGAACTATCGGACGGTGTTCGCCAATCGCGGCTTCCTTAACGCCTTCGCAAATTCCTTCATCGTCTCGATCCTCTCCAGCGCGCTCGCCGTCGCCGTCGGCTCGGTCGCGGCTTATGGTCTGGCGCAGCAGCCGGCGGAGCTGCGCCGCGCCCGGGAGAAATTCATCCTCAGCCTGCGCATCGCGCCGGCGCTGCTCTTCGTCATCCCCATGTATTACCTGGCGACCCGCATCGGCGCGCTGAACAAGCACTGGCTGCTGATCGCCGCCTATGCCTTCGTCAACGTACCCTTCGCCATCTCGCTGCTCCTCACCTTCTTCGACGACATCCCGAAGGAGTTGCGCGATGCCGCGCGTGTCGACGGGGCGCGCGAGTTTTCGATCTTCTGGCACGTCTATTTGCCGGCCGCTCGCGGCGGCATCATAGCCACGCTCATCCTGTGCGTGCTGTTCACCTGGAACGAGTTCTTCGTGGCGCTTGTGCTCACCGGCCGAGACACTCAGACGCTGCCGGTCTCGATCACCTCGTTCCTGACATTCCAGGGCATCCAGTGGGGCGCGCTGACCGCCGCCGCCACCCTCATCATGCTGCCGATGATCGTGCTCGGCGTCCTGGTGCAGGGACAGGTGGTGCGCGGCATGACGCTTGGCAGCGTGAAGGGCTGA
- a CDS encoding ABC transporter ATP-binding protein codes for MAKLSIRSVSKSYGAVPVLDDVSVEVDEGSFVVLLGPSGCGKSTLLHAVAGLNPIDSGSIVIGDRNVTNLPARERDVAMVFQSYALYPTMTVAQNIAFPLKMRGLDRRTSDEKVAGVARLLQIEPLLSRLPRELSGGQRQRVAIGRALVRDPRLFLFDEPLSNLDAALRTELRAEIKRLHQSIRRTMVYVTHDQTEALTLADKIVVLKSGRIEQTGTPLSLYDDPDNAFVAGFIGTPRMNFLKAAVVDDGKALMAGEVKVDISHLKTRLENGKTVTLGIRPEHLDEKEGVALSLAVDVTERLGSTSYVHGALPSGETVVAERREDQPRFGETITLRFQPSRARVFDRESRRIR; via the coding sequence ATGGCGAAACTCTCGATACGGTCGGTCTCGAAATCCTACGGCGCGGTCCCTGTGCTGGACGACGTTTCGGTCGAGGTCGATGAGGGCTCCTTCGTCGTGCTGCTCGGGCCGTCCGGCTGCGGGAAGTCGACGCTGCTCCATGCCGTGGCCGGCCTTAACCCCATCGATTCCGGCAGCATCGTCATCGGCGACCGCAACGTCACCAACCTGCCCGCGCGGGAACGCGATGTCGCGATGGTTTTTCAGTCCTACGCGCTCTATCCGACGATGACGGTGGCGCAGAACATCGCCTTCCCGCTCAAGATGCGCGGGCTCGACCGCAGGACTTCGGACGAGAAGGTCGCGGGCGTCGCGCGTCTGCTACAGATCGAGCCGCTGCTTTCGCGCCTGCCGCGCGAGCTGTCCGGCGGCCAGCGCCAGCGCGTCGCCATCGGCAGGGCGCTGGTGCGCGACCCGCGCCTGTTCCTGTTCGACGAGCCGCTGTCCAATCTGGACGCCGCCTTGCGCACAGAGCTCCGCGCTGAGATCAAGCGTCTGCACCAGTCGATCCGCCGCACCATGGTCTATGTCACGCACGACCAGACCGAGGCTCTGACGCTCGCCGACAAGATCGTCGTGCTGAAATCCGGCCGCATCGAGCAGACCGGCACGCCGCTCTCGCTCTACGACGATCCCGACAACGCTTTCGTCGCGGGCTTCATAGGCACGCCGCGCATGAATTTCCTCAAGGCGGCCGTAGTGGATGATGGCAAGGCGCTGATGGCCGGCGAGGTGAAGGTGGACATCTCGCACCTCAAGACGAGGCTGGAGAACGGCAAGACGGTGACGCTGGGTATCAGGCCGGAGCATCTCGACGAGAAAGAGGGTGTCGCGCTCTCGCTTGCCGTGGACGTCACCGAGCGCCTGGGTTCGACCTCCTACGTGCACGGCGCGCTGCCGAGCGGCGAGACCGTTGTCGCCGAGCGCCGCGAGGATCAGCCGCGCTTCGGCGAGACCATCACCCTGCGCTTCCAGCCGAGCCGCGCCCGCGTTTTCGACCGAGAAAGTAGGCGCATTCGCTGA
- a CDS encoding DUF4145 domain-containing protein: protein MRFDSDGRMFSTAIFPAAKIAHEDIPDPARKFLQQAYETLHAPDAAAVMAGSAVDAMLKAHKLVDGSLYSRIDDALKQNLLTDGMAKWAHSVRLGSNRPRHADEKRPHVSADEARQSVEFAEALGNFLFVLTAKIDRGIKAAEEAEKSPAT, encoded by the coding sequence ATGCGCTTTGATAGCGATGGCCGTATGTTTTCGACTGCGATCTTCCCTGCAGCTAAAATTGCCCACGAAGATATCCCCGATCCCGCCAGGAAGTTTCTACAGCAGGCTTATGAGACGCTGCACGCACCGGATGCTGCAGCGGTGATGGCTGGCAGCGCCGTGGATGCAATGCTCAAGGCCCACAAGCTCGTCGATGGAAGCCTCTATTCGCGAATCGACGACGCCCTAAAGCAGAATCTCCTTACAGATGGTATGGCTAAGTGGGCACACTCCGTACGCCTCGGCTCAAATCGTCCACGACACGCCGACGAAAAGCGACCGCACGTCTCGGCCGACGAGGCCAGACAGTCAGTGGAATTCGCGGAAGCTCTCGGCAACTTTCTCTTTGTCCTGACAGCCAAGATCGATCGCGGCATCAAAGCCGCCGAAGAAGCAGAGAAGAGTCCGGCCACATAG
- a CDS encoding SMODS domain-containing nucleotidyltransferase, whose amino-acid sequence MKHVDLFRNFLNDEVNLNQTRVDSLETSIDAIKKFVRESDWEPKIVRWVGQGSWAHKTIIKPVDAGEFDADLLVMVSPVEGWEATNYIDELYWEFKASSTYGDMVRRYSHCVTISYANDKKIDIAPCVIGRAYAGSIEVCNRNTNQFEKSAPEEYTSWLIQRNTWSGSNSFRKVTRLIKYLRDIKGTFKCTSIMLTTLLGERVSAFDQNSANVADTPTTLKTIFDRLDDWLQAREVKPMVSNPCLYGEDFASDMTQDQYANLRTVIHRYRGWIDDAFAETDRSESIGKWQRVFGEAFAKDVVLEEAVEVSKTAVASARQVFGAIADTSGDLVTLLGRFGAQVIPRGIRNLPHMRRPTWQVSPTPSMSVVVKAELYASRGFNKLRDINSADILPPGRWVQFRATAANGLPLIGEEYDVQWRITNTGRVARAHNALRGEFYPSDTRGYRWERLEYRGVHVAEAFVIRKRGNIQIGKSEPFLVAVE is encoded by the coding sequence ATGAAACACGTCGACCTGTTTAGGAATTTCCTCAACGACGAGGTCAATCTCAACCAGACTCGTGTCGACAGTCTGGAAACGAGCATCGATGCGATCAAGAAGTTTGTCCGCGAAAGTGATTGGGAACCAAAGATTGTCAGATGGGTGGGCCAGGGTTCTTGGGCTCACAAGACCATCATAAAGCCCGTCGACGCGGGAGAGTTTGACGCCGATCTTCTGGTCATGGTTTCGCCGGTCGAGGGCTGGGAGGCGACGAACTACATCGACGAGCTTTATTGGGAATTCAAGGCAAGCTCCACATACGGCGACATGGTGCGCCGCTATTCTCATTGTGTCACAATTTCATATGCAAACGACAAAAAGATCGATATCGCCCCTTGCGTGATCGGACGCGCTTATGCTGGCAGCATCGAAGTTTGCAACAGAAACACCAACCAGTTCGAGAAGTCAGCTCCGGAAGAGTATACGTCCTGGCTTATTCAGCGAAACACTTGGTCAGGAAGCAATAGCTTCCGGAAAGTCACTCGCCTCATTAAGTATCTGCGCGACATCAAAGGCACGTTCAAGTGTACGTCAATTATGCTCACCACGCTGCTGGGGGAGCGAGTATCGGCCTTCGACCAGAATTCAGCAAACGTCGCCGACACACCGACCACTTTGAAGACAATTTTTGATCGCTTGGACGATTGGCTTCAGGCGCGCGAAGTGAAGCCAATGGTCAGCAACCCGTGTCTCTATGGTGAAGACTTCGCATCAGACATGACGCAGGACCAGTACGCCAACCTGCGAACGGTGATCCACCGCTACAGAGGTTGGATCGACGACGCATTTGCCGAAACCGACCGGAGTGAAAGCATCGGCAAGTGGCAGCGCGTTTTCGGTGAAGCCTTTGCGAAAGACGTGGTGCTTGAGGAGGCTGTCGAAGTTTCCAAGACGGCTGTTGCGAGCGCGCGCCAAGTCTTCGGTGCGATAGCGGACACATCCGGCGACTTGGTCACCCTGCTCGGGCGCTTCGGAGCACAAGTCATCCCCAGAGGCATTAGAAACCTCCCTCATATGAGACGTCCGACGTGGCAAGTGTCTCCGACCCCGTCCATGTCGGTCGTTGTGAAGGCGGAGCTGTACGCGTCGCGTGGTTTCAACAAATTGAGAGACATCAATTCAGCGGACATTTTGCCGCCAGGTCGCTGGGTCCAATTTCGGGCCACTGCCGCCAACGGCCTGCCGCTGATCGGCGAAGAATACGATGTTCAATGGAGAATAACTAACACTGGTCGGGTGGCCCGGGCCCACAATGCGCTACGCGGAGAGTTCTACCCGTCCGATACCCGAGGCTATCGCTGGGAGCGCCTCGAATATCGAGGGGTCCATGTGGCCGAAGCGTTCGTCATTCGGAAGAGGGGCAACATTCAAATCGGAAAGAGCGAACCATTCTTGGTCGCGGTGGAATAG
- a CDS encoding S1 family peptidase, translating into MALSLAEQMFYCATKVATFSGPRPLQTGTGFFYVVHLAQDRTRDVHLLVTNKHVMEGADRIGLTFHKNGGDGSPVNDGEFFNVFMNIGEGSVIAHPNPDIDLCAIAMGQTLNMMRLSGRPLFYVALEKAAIPTDEIWAKFDVIEKITMIGCPNGLFDTANNMPIARSGSTATDITKKYQGKSEFLIDLACFPGSSGSPVFVYDPNGGLDRGSATLEIGRVKLWFVGILYAGPTINNLGEIQLARRPTFQFASMMHLGQVIRSTEILTFDRLIQEMDAGGRL; encoded by the coding sequence ATGGCACTCAGCCTCGCTGAGCAGATGTTCTATTGCGCTACCAAAGTGGCGACGTTCTCTGGTCCCCGGCCTTTGCAAACAGGGACCGGCTTTTTCTACGTGGTGCACCTTGCCCAAGACCGCACCCGCGATGTCCACCTGCTCGTGACAAACAAACACGTCATGGAAGGAGCGGATCGCATTGGACTGACTTTTCACAAGAACGGCGGAGATGGATCTCCGGTCAATGATGGTGAGTTTTTCAACGTCTTTATGAATATTGGAGAGGGGAGTGTGATCGCGCATCCCAACCCAGACATTGATCTTTGCGCCATCGCGATGGGCCAAACCCTTAATATGATGCGTTTGAGCGGGAGGCCGCTGTTTTACGTTGCCCTGGAGAAAGCGGCCATTCCCACCGATGAGATTTGGGCGAAGTTCGATGTGATCGAGAAGATCACGATGATTGGGTGCCCAAACGGCCTTTTCGATACTGCAAATAACATGCCCATAGCGCGCAGTGGATCAACCGCGACAGACATAACAAAAAAATACCAAGGCAAGAGTGAGTTTCTGATTGACCTCGCGTGCTTTCCTGGCTCGTCTGGGTCGCCTGTCTTTGTCTACGATCCAAACGGGGGGCTGGATCGTGGTTCGGCCACACTAGAAATTGGCAGGGTCAAGCTGTGGTTTGTAGGCATTCTCTATGCCGGGCCCACTATAAACAACCTGGGCGAAATCCAGCTGGCAAGGCGGCCGACATTCCAGTTCGCGTCCATGATGCATTTGGGCCAAGTGATTAGATCGACCGAAATTCTCACTTTCGACAGGCTTATTCAGGAGATGGATGCCGGTGGGCGCCTTTGA
- the tnpC gene encoding IS66 family transposase, which produces MSGWRRTSSPRTIFFADDTPVPVLDPGRGRTKTGRLWVYAREQRPWGGPEPPAAIYMFAPDRKAERPGSHLEHFKGVLHVDGYAGLERLTGKGDIALAACWAHTRRKFYEVAQATNAPIAVEALRRVGELYAVETDVRGQSPGHRLAARRSRSKPSSTPCGSSSKRSCRCCQVAAPSLKPPRYALSRWDGLTRLLYDGRIELDTNPVERAIRPIALGRKNHLFAGSDGGGHRWAVLCSLIETCKLNNVEPYAWLRDVLIRMVDGHPVNRLDEHLPWAWKVGNPVKT; this is translated from the coding sequence ATGAGCGGCTGGCGAAGAACATCTTCGCCTCGCACCATCTTTTTTGCCGATGACACACCGGTCCCGGTGCTCGATCCCGGCCGCGGCCGCACCAAGACCGGCAGGCTGTGGGTATACGCCCGCGAGCAGAGGCCATGGGGCGGACCGGAGCCGCCAGCGGCGATCTACATGTTTGCGCCGGATCGCAAGGCTGAACGTCCGGGCTCGCATCTCGAGCACTTCAAGGGCGTCCTTCATGTTGACGGATACGCCGGGCTCGAGCGTCTTACCGGCAAGGGAGACATCGCTCTGGCTGCCTGCTGGGCGCATACGCGGCGCAAGTTCTACGAAGTTGCGCAAGCAACCAATGCGCCGATCGCGGTGGAAGCCTTGCGACGGGTCGGCGAACTCTATGCCGTCGAGACCGATGTTCGCGGCCAATCGCCGGGGCATCGGCTTGCAGCCAGGCGCAGCCGCTCCAAACCATCGTCGACGCCATGCGGATCTAGCTCGAAGCGCAGCTGCCGTTGTTGCCAGGTCGCAGCACCCTCGCTGAAGCCGCCCCGCTATGCGCTCTCGCGCTGGGACGGCCTGACCCGTCTCCTGTACGACGGCCGCATCGAGCTCGACACCAATCCGGTCGAGCGCGCGATCAGACCTATCGCGCTCGGCCGCAAGAACCATCTCTTCGCGGGCAGTGATGGCGGTGGTCATCGCTGGGCCGTACTTTGCTCGTTGATCGAAACATGCAAGCTCAACAACGTCGAGCCGTATGCCTGGCTGCGTGATGTACTCATCCGCATGGTCGACGGTCACCCGGTAAACCGGCTCGATGAACACCTGCCCTGGGCCTGGAAAGTCGGAAATCCTGTCAAGACTTGA
- a CDS encoding IS66 family transposase yields MLLDSARAGRARRRIARIQESRPFVGKPSAERPSHRKPLPDHLPREDVLVDVDDMTCACCGGALHAIGESVSEMLDWIPTQLRVIRTTRPKYACRTCETVVQAPAPERPIAGGLATPALLAQVLVSKYCDHTPLYRQSQIFARNGVELPRSTLAGWVGGACWWLEALHERLAKNIFASHHLFCR; encoded by the coding sequence GTGCTGCTTGACAGCGCTCGCGCTGGAAGAGCTCGACGCCGTATCGCACGCATCCAGGAGAGCCGTCCGTTCGTCGGCAAGCCGTCGGCCGAGCGGCCTTCGCATCGCAAGCCGCTGCCCGATCATCTGCCGCGCGAGGATGTTCTGGTCGATGTCGACGACATGACCTGCGCTTGCTGCGGCGGTGCGCTGCATGCCATCGGCGAAAGCGTCAGCGAGATGCTGGACTGGATTCCAACGCAGCTTCGCGTGATCAGGACGACGCGGCCAAAATATGCCTGCCGGACTTGCGAGACGGTGGTGCAGGCGCCGGCACCGGAGCGGCCGATCGCTGGCGGCCTGGCGACGCCGGCGCTGCTGGCGCAGGTGCTGGTCAGCAAATATTGCGATCACACGCCGCTCTATCGACAGTCGCAGATCTTCGCCCGCAATGGCGTCGAGCTTCCGCGCTCGACCCTCGCCGGTTGGGTCGGCGGCGCGTGCTGGTGGCTGGAAGCCCTGCATGAGCGGCTGGCGAAGAACATCTTCGCCTCGCACCATCTTTTTTGCCGATGA